The following DNA comes from Ricinus communis isolate WT05 ecotype wild-type chromosome 10, ASM1957865v1, whole genome shotgun sequence.
gtgttaggattaaaattggaaatttaatttggaataaggattaaaagtataattttattaatatggggttttaacgaaaatttgtatgtttggtatttttgtaattaaatatgtcggcaagggttttttagtaattttatattttaaagtaagggtaaatatgtaattatatatttttaataattctgttttggcccaaattaaatagttaggggcttaattgaaaagttaaaaaaattttaagggttaattagaaattttacaggatgaaattgttaataattaaaaaagttgagggactaaatggtaaggaagaaaagtttgggggccAATTATCGatatagagaagaaaagaaaaaaaagagaagaagaagaagaagaagaagaagaagaagaagaagaagaagagggagAAACGGTCGCCAAGGAAGAGAGGGGGAAGTGGAAGGAGAGTGGCTTTCATTTACCGGTGGTGGCGGCATGAGGCGTGGGAGCGAGGAAGGCAGCCGTAGCTTCCTTTATCACAGGCATTTCCAATCACTTGttcttggtggcgatcgactccccTCGGCTTGGGCTTCTTTCTGGCGGTGGCGACATCGactttggtggccggaggagggaATTCTAGCGATAAGTTGGTAGTCGCGTTTCTTTGGCTTTTCCGGTGAGCTCTGGCgagggatggatgatcggagggcATATTCGGACTCTTCTCAGcttaagctttccaatggcatcggtttcgtggcgatcagactccctttgaaaatcgacggtcgagatcgtttgtaaatctttttgaatgatcgggggtcggatcaAAAGATCAGAAGCGAGGATCATCATCAacgcgtcgtttcgagtccgatggtgcaTTCGAATTGTCGATGAGACTTTgacggctggaggcgagtcgatcgagcgatcaagcgtctcggtaatttctctggcccgttgattttagaattctttggtaaattttgtgttgtaattaatttagtatgttgacttgtaaaatcttagattctccgtaatagaaataatagaattatcaATTGTAAATTATTGTAGTTTTGGGTCTTGCCTAATGTTTCTGacagaccgaattaaatatgtagaatgtaatagttaagataaattgtgacaTCAGTAATATcagatgagatttaattaagttagtgagtgtcaagcttactacgggattcggtagCCTTACGCCTATCTATTTCCTAGTGCCAGTCACGGATCCACAGATCGAGTTGTgacagtttttatttttatgaattcaatagattaataactttaatatttaataaattttatttatttattagatatattaattataaaacaatcCACTAACTTCTATATATTATCcataagattattattaataaaattttatcatataaaataaaatgtataattagtttttatccACGTATTTAGTAATTTAGGAGCTATAAGACATTTAAGTTTACtagtctttaataaatatcctcTGTAAGTCAGTTATTcattacataaaattattgaaaattctcatattatagaatatagTATTGaccaaaaaattgaaacaactTCTAATTATAGTCATAAAATTAGCATGAAATGTATATCAAAACAgcaaacaaaattattttactctTTAGCAAGGTAGcacatttattatattaaggaataattttttatctttaattttaatatttattttctaaatcattttcttattctattctattttttacATTGTAATTAGATCTAATTgtacataataattttaatcctaaaaagtAATCTATTTTAATCAATAGTTAGTGATTACTATAAATTTACCTTTATTAGTAATTGACttattttaaaacataattattcttgttctttaaaaaatatattagttgtttataatattattatataatataataataattaatatatttatatgacaAAACTTTTAGAAAAATGCACCTGTCTCATTCTTACTTTTACATGGcacatataaaatattgtatGTTATTacttgtaatattttttatcgatttttattaaacactAGTCGTTTATTTGTGCATTGCATGacaattgttattattttaaatataaaattaaattaataaataaaatttaataaaatttataatatttaatattaatttataatatttttaaaaataataacaaattaattatttttaaatatttttaatttcttaaaattttaaaattctattagtataataatataaagattattttaaaaatatttattaattaattttagtattgtataatttaatcctataattgatattactgtttttagaattaaaattttattatataattaaaaatttaatttattattaaatataatatcagaaatataattaagatattttttgaattagaattattatctaattaaaaattaatttattattaatattaaaatataattaatatattattttttaagatagaattagtatcattatctgattagaaaactatttattagttaataataatattaaaatattaatatattattttttaatataaaattaatatcattatctaataaaaatattaattaattaatataatatactatttttaaagattaGAATGAGtgtttatttagaaatataatttattaatcaataaattaataaaaaattataaaattatttataagtttgaattttatatgtcaaaaatagtatacatatcaaaatgaaaaatataaatgtctAAAATTAATCACACGtgtcaaaaatattttgaatcttaaaaattaatataaatatatatatatatatatatatatatatatatataaatatatatatatatatataattatctcATATGGATGAAACaatcatattattatagtttatatgatttaattcAAGTTCAATCAGAAATACAATAgtaacataaatttaaaaacttaataatttaatataaataattaattttttgaatacatttttttattccaCAGAAAAAGCAATAAATTGATTTGCCTCAAatcgaaaaaagaaaacctgaAAAGGTAATATAGGTTAGTGAAAAATTAGGTGACCCAACCCAACAACACAAACACCCAGCCACAGCCCCTCCGTGACCGAGCCACCGCACACAGCTCAGACCTCTCAATCTTACATTTCACACTTTTTAACCTGATACAGtagatttcaaaaaaaaaaaaaaccttataCAGTAAAACAGCCAAAAAAGGAGCAACTTATTTTATGGTTATCTTTCCGCCACGTAATACACTCACCAAACGGGGCAAAAATCTAGCGGAACCGGGGAAAAAGCGAACTACTATACTCCACGTGTAAGCCAATCCGGCCGCCACCTGTTATATTGCATATACTACTTGTCCCCTAAACTGAAACCCAAATTTATTCTCACGTGCGAGATCTCACGCGTGCGAAGTAGCCTACGTGGGCAAGATCGAAACGTGGCAAGCAGAGATACATGGGGCAAGAACTAACATAGATGTCAAGTAGTGAGATGGCATGACACGTGGCGATCGTACACCAATCTGTGTGCTAAGCAACCAGTAGTAGtaaccctttctttctttctctctctaaaaccTTACCCTTCCTTGTAGGAATTggactttctctctctagtttcttcttttctttttgtaatttactttcttttagggtttttacGAGTAATGGATTTAGAGAGATGCTCTGTTTCGAGttcatcatcatctttttcttcttcgtCGGCGAGTTCGTCTGCGGAGGTGGAAGTGGATCGGATGGTGAGGATAGAGATGGAGGCGGCGGAGGCGCTGGCGGATTTAGCTCATTTAGCTATGAAAGAGAGTGGAAGCGGGGATTCTTCTACTGCTGGTGGTGGTAGATGGGGAAGTAAAGGAAAACGAGGTAAAAAACGAGTCAAGAGCGAGTCGCCTCCGCTTGACCCGTTTACTAAACCGGTTCTTGACTCGCTCACTAACTGCCTGGATCCTGCCCCGGTTAgtcttttaaattctttaacttttgtttttctttttaagttatttaaaaaaaaaaaacattttatGTACGGAGGGCTAAGGTTTCAAGAAATAGTGAGTTACATATTAGTTAAATTAGTATGATTATTTTGTGggaattataataaaataatagaatttgtTACAATTATGATAATATAGTGTCGAATTTGTtgtattagataattaatcTATTAGTGTTGCAGAATATTCAACGAGTGACCTTTTAAATGGGATTAGTGGCCAAGGCATAAAGTGCATTTGCTTATCTAGCTTGTATGTTAGAATATGGAAAACTGCAGCATTGCTTAAAAGCTTagcaataaaatttttaaaattcaatctTTGTAAAATTAGTGAACACTCAAACTCAATTGTAGTTTTTTCTTGTGGTAAAATCAGACTTTGCTAAAGATATTTGGACTTAGTTGTTGAATCTTGAATTAATCTTATTCTGCGGATCCTATGCATGAAGATGGCACCCAAAGTATAGAGTCCATTGATTTTAGCCTATGTTCTCTTGGCAGAACTTATTTCTTGGAATTTGACTTCTATTAATATCACATAATTTATTGGATTTCtgccttcttttttttttttttttccctttgaTTTTGCTTTTAGCATTATACTtctgaaaaggaaaaagataatAGAAGAGAAATCTGAAGGTTTTGCTGTTTATATCTGAGCATTGCTTATTGTAATGAGCCACTTGATGTCTAATATGTTCTGCGAAACTAGTTTCTTATCATTCATAATGATCTGTCAccaaaaatcaatattttctgCAGGACttgagaaatatttttgtgTATTAGCAGGATCCAGCACCTGTGGATCAGCAACATGATGAACCACTATGTAGTGATACAGTAATAAAAGCTGCAAAGGTTGAGCAAGATGCGGATATTCCTAAACCAAGTCCTGTCTCTGTGAAAAATCACCCATCATATGGTGGTGGCAGGTCGAGACAAAATTTAACCGAGGTAAACTTTCATTCTCCAGCAATGTTCTCTTAATACTCCTTATTAGCAACTGAAAGCTTTTGATATTTCACACAGGCAGAAAAAGAGGAACGGAGACTGCGTAGGATATTGGCAAACAGAGAATCAGCTAGACAAACTATTCGACGTAGACAGGTAAACTATGTGCGATAAATTTGATAGATGTTCTGTTTATAGTTTACTTTCATATTGCTCATTCTACCCATTATTGCAATTAAATCACATTGGTTGACATTTCTGCTTTTATATATGTCTTCCTGTCAAATGGCTAAGCTGAGAACTGTGTTTTGAATCCTTATTCGCTTTcacttattattttcttcagtCACTGGACATTCTAATTTCATTTCTATATGTGGGATATTAGTTTAACTTCTTAGGTGTTAAGTTTGTTTGCTAATACAATGACTTGGAGCATCTCTTTCTGTGTTGAAGAGGTCCTGCATATTCTTTGGTCAGTTTTCCTCCTTGTATTATGTATTAGTTAAAATAGATTACCAGAAGCAAGTTTAGGCATTCAACTCATCGGCCTTCTTACTATCTGGCAACTCCTTTCTTGCATGTTTGTcctcaatttaatatataaatttaaggcCTAGAGTAGTCAgttaaactaatattttaaaaattaagagttTAATTCAGTTTAAGCGCTGGAAAAGTAAGGTAGAAAGTAGAGCTAGGTTAACAAGTGGATATcaaataagaatattattgCTGGAGTACAACCTAGagtcaaaataaaatgatCTTTTTTCAAGTGTTCTGATTTGTAGAAAGACGGGCAAGTTGTTTCGTGTTTTTCATGTGTCAATTCATGTAATATCCATTATcttcttatatatttagccTCTGCTTTATTTGAAATGCTTGGTTTCAGTCTAACCAGATCGCTCATTGGTTATGCTACTTTTTCACATCATTTTTCCCATTAGGCTCTATGTGAGGAGTTAACCAGGAAAGCTGCTGATCTAGCATGGGAAAATGAAAACTTAAAGAGGGTAATCACTGTtgtctataatttttaacatctTTCAAGGAATTAGTTTTCCTTTTTACTCTTTCTGTTACTACTACTAAAATTATTCGAATTAGGTTTCGGAGTGGTTTTGAAGTTGTCATAATTTCTATTTGAGTTCCAAATAATTAcctttttatgattaataataaattcctAAACTTGCTAAcgttactttttcttttaatatttaatgacATTTCTGTTGAGAAGGAGAAAGAATCAGTTTTAAAAGAGTTTCAGTCTTTGGAGTCCAGAAATAAGTATTTGAAGGCACAGGTGAGATGCggtttaattcttttttcctgTCCCATTTCTAGGATCTAAGTTATGGTTGACACTGAATGGACCTCAAAATTCTGGAGGAATTCTTACTTCCCTGTGATACTTTCCCAATTTTGCTAGATGGCTAAGTTAATAAAAACTGAGGTGGAGGATTCCCCAGCAGACCTTAAGTCAGCCCATGTTGACAACTCTCTTGCCCCAGCTACAAACTGCTCATTGCTGTTATATAACCAACATCCATTTTCATCACTTTGCTGGCCTTCCATCATTCAGTCTTCAAATTCTGTCCAATCACATCTTGGGCCTCAAAGTACCATTATGATTCCATCAAGCATTTCCATGCCACCCAATGGAAAGCTTGATTCATCTCAGCAGCCACAAGAAAACCCCATGATTACCAATGGACCAAGAATTCCATTATATATAGTGTCATGTCCTTGGTTCTTTCCAGTTCCTGAGCATGCGAATGGACTCCACCCTCTGCCCTCCTTTGGCTTGCAACACAAACAAGATGGAACTTCTGTAAATAATCAATGTAGTAGAACTTCATCTGCAAAAGCTACTGCACTTATGCAGAACCAGTTTTCCTCTGCGTCTGAAAAAGTTAACTCAGAAGATGGTAATCCAGCAATTAATGATCTTAACGAGACACCAGTGGGAGTCCCCCCAGAAGGAGGCGGTCACTCCGCAGCACCCAACCATAAAGAAACAGTTGTTGCTCCTGTAATGCTTAGTTCTGTTACACCTACAGTTGCTGTTAAAAATGAGACTGGGACTCGATCAGAATCTGTTCCACATACTGATGGCATTTGTACAACATCTAAGCAACTAATAAGTGCTTTACCGGGAAAGAATCGAGATCCATTCAAGTTCCTAAGTAAGAATCTAGTGGATGCAGCGGCTGCAGCAGTGGCAAGAAGGAGGAGGAAGGAACTTACAAAACTTAAGAACCTCCATGGGCGCCAATGTCGGATGAACTGCTGAAGTCGTACGGTAAACAGGGTGGCTTTTTGGCTAGATTTGATCCCAGGGCCTGAGCAGTTAAACCTTGTTCTGAATGCGAACATGCAAGCAGAGAAGGCCTCTGAAAGAATAGAGATCAACCACTTGGTCGCACATCTCTGTGACTGCTATTTTtggctcttttcttttttaatctgTATTAATGCGGGCAATTTTGGTTGCCCCTTTTCATATGCACAAAGTACACGACAGGATGGAAGCTTAGTCAGAAGGCAAAATAGATGTGGAACGTGTTAGcatttagtaatttatattgCAAAGTTGGGTAAGGAATTAGTTTCTATGTTAACTGAATGTTGCTGCCATTTTGGTGGGTAGAGTTGGCAGGGGCAGTAAAAGTAGAATTAGGAGATGAATTTGAAGCTAGCTGGTGGGTCTGTAACATCTTGTTGTAATTCCTGTTTCTGAAAAATACGTTAAGTTAGTTACAAAATGAGGCATTCGAGTCTCTTTAAATGGTTGTTCTTGTTCAGATAAATATTTGGGTGATGCTTGATGCTGCAACttatgcttttatttcttGGCActtcttatattatataacGATATGATATGATCGTTCAGCTTTTTAACTCGATTATTTAGCATCAAACTTTTGCAATTATAGGGCCGATGGTCATGGTGTTGTAATGCCGATAATAGACAGTCCAGTTAGTTTTTTTTGAGAAGCCGGATGAATATCTTTTCAACATTGTATCTATCTAttcttccaaaagaaaaaagaagaagaatattttatcaacattgaatttttcaattcttccaaaaggaaaaaaagaagaagaatatttatcaaaatcaatGGATATAATGTTGAATAGATAATGCATTGAGAATTTTCATTAGTTATTTGCAATGATTAATCTATTATGGCTGTGGTTCATGTAAGAATTATAGATAAGATtcagatttaaaaatataaagatcgaaataattcaaaataactTGGGATTTAAAATGGTTTGGTTTCAAATTAACTTTcagtttaaaagaaaaatataagacCAACTTGAAAATCGAGTGGCtcgaattaaaattaatataactaaGAGCAAAAACgacaaatttataattgatatatgtGGGTTTGATACAAATTTGACACAcgttaatttttataatattctgAAACTAAGATGCTTCCAacttgaaataattttaaaatctgaaTTAAGCTGATTCAGAATTACTTAGATTCACAAGCAAGGAGATTTTCATCCCGATTTTAAGTCGAATAATTTTTTGGTCAGTGAACATTGCTGATATGGGATTTGCGAAGGAGATCAATGCACCACCACCGGACACGAGAGAGGTTATCACACTCTGGCATTGTGCTCAAGAAGTTCTGCTTCAATCGGATCAATACAGTTCAAAGATTGTATGTGGGGTTCTATAATGACTGGATTATTCACTTTCAAGCCTCTTTTTCCTGGTGTAAACGAACCTCATCAGCATTTGCCAGATAATTGGAAGCCCGACAAAGGAGTCCTGGTCTGATGGACTTGATCTTGCAACGAAACTTGGCTATCGATTTCCAGAATGTGGTGGTATGCACCTTTGATCCACTATCATTAAAATCAAGTTGTGAACAACTCGATCCACTATTTTCCTTCAATCTCTTTAACAAAATATGGCAAAAAGAGGAATATTCATGGATGGaccattagaaaaaaaaaagtaattattagATTAGGAATTTACGTATAATatgtaaaacaaaaaaaattcaagaacACGCTTAGAGttgatatatcttttttttcttctaatgaatgaattttttttcattgtttAATGTATGATGATtgaattatatgaaatatatttatgtactTCTGACTGGATGTCGTACCATTGAATACTGACGAACATGCTTttagaaaatgattttgtaaaatgggtataaCAAATTAGCTTTCACTTTGGAGGCTATAAAATTATGATGTTATTGCTTCagaataatgaatataattcAGAAACAAGACTTTGCTATCTAAGGCAGAAAAACAAATCAACTAAAAGAACCTAGGTCATAAATTTCTGTAA
Coding sequences within:
- the LOC8273730 gene encoding uncharacterized protein LOC8273730, which gives rise to MDLERCSVSSSSSSFSSSSASSSAEVEVDRMVRIEMEAAEALADLAHLAMKESGSGDSSTAGGGRWGSKGKRGKKRVKSESPPLDPFTKPVLDSLTNCLDPAPDPAPVDQQHDEPLCSDTVIKAAKVEQDADIPKPSPVSVKNHPSYGGGRSRQNLTEAEKEERRLRRILANRESARQTIRRRQALCEELTRKAADLAWENENLKREKESVLKEFQSLESRNKYLKAQMAKLIKTEVEDSPADLKSAHVDNSLAPATNCSLLLYNQHPFSSLCWPSIIQSSNSVQSHLGPQSTIMIPSSISMPPNGKLDSSQQPQENPMITNGPRIPLYIVSCPWFFPVPEHANGLHPLPSFGLQHKQDGTSVNNQCSRTSSAKATALMQNQFSSASEKVNSEDGNPAINDLNETPVGVPPEGGGHSAAPNHKETVVAPVMLSSVTPTVAVKNETGTRSESVPHTDGICTTSKQLISALPGKNRDPFKFLSKNLVDAAAAAVARRRRKELTKLKNLHGRQCRMNC